The proteins below come from a single Ptychodera flava strain L36383 chromosome 6, AS_Pfla_20210202, whole genome shotgun sequence genomic window:
- the LOC139134208 gene encoding uncharacterized protein: MAGKQNGETFVKFVKVHPQISVSDADATDDTGVLEQTIEETDQAKRKNVRFSTLRPTSTELGGTHGEPVNNLHGWRSPHDAPQAHRRQSFDNPAPNFPGSRSHVSWSSTPGSSHALLDVGGSERHRRASIISQIDDIFSTQPLGEVSGVRRKSSVRDDKPFLSRFNQSLQEFKRIEIAKTEVRRSLSRVSTILCGLAIIAVCLMVVDLEYYNIKTRDLQEFFPNTTSTVPVSGLGKKY; the protein is encoded by the exons ATGGCGGGTAAACAAAATGGGGAAACTTTCGTGAAGTTCGTAAAAGTACATCCGCAAATATCGGTCAGTGATGCCGATGCAACTGATG ACACTGGGGTCTTGGAACAAACGATTGAAGAGACTGATCAGGCCAAAAGGAAAAATGTTCGATTTAGCACCCTCAGGCCTACATCAACAGAATTAGGTGGTACCCATGGGGAACCAGTTAATAATCTGCATGGTTGGCGATCTCCTCATGATGCGCCCCAAGCCCACAGACGGCAAAGCTTTGACAACCCCGCGCCAAATTTCCCAGGAAGCAGATCGCATGTATCCTGGTCGTCGACACCTGGAAGCAGCCACGCTCTGTTAGATGTAGGGGGAAGTGAGAGGCACCGACGAGCTAGTATTATATCACAGATCGACGACATATTTTCCACACAACCCCTCGGGGAAGTCTCCGGGGTAAGACGAAAAAGCAGTGTCCGGGATGACAAGCCATTTTTATCGCGATTCAACCAATCTTTGCAAGAGTTCAAGAGGATCGAGATAGCAAAAACTGAAGTCAGGCGGTCACTGAGTAGGGTCTCCACCATACTGTGCGGTTTAGCTATCATCGCTGTTTGTCTGATGGTCGTCGATCTGGAATACTACAATATTAAAACACGAGACCTTCAAGAGTTCTTCCCGAACACGACTTCGACGGTTCCAGTATCAGgcctaggtaagaaatattag
- the LOC139134929 gene encoding intermediate conductance calcium-activated potassium channel protein 4-like codes for MPPSFTIVFILKIAISVDSVLTVAALYYFYYKQCRMLIIKHHLPETATVLTSPLRGYYLVELFVCAFHVPPLLDTYVPAELQLLIFLRFYLTARYMREHNEMAKSKSTRFLASVMQTELQSSFLIKSYFLKHPFVMIFIFYCLNIFGVGYAVFAFDRASSRDNHYNTFQDSVWMLVVTMTTLGFGDVAPESLLGRTLVGISSIFGIFLMALLISVIHEGLTLTQQEKRILAYVDRQEFMLLRKDYAARCIQATWKLYRHDKKKEQEERQRRRKSMIHSLVLYKSQDDIGRQLKFQLYNALYNWRAVRKGREDHWVREFVSDNTAILLTDVARKIELIEEQLVEQKESQLAEDELKSSEGSHQELHSVPHTVWRAEDTLSDGSNQVIGQPAMVLVKPVSTSSEEDMGCSGLSTAAVLRQINALDVKLEEMYHGCKSELHALHSLVTTMTANKKV; via the exons ATGCCCCCGTCGTTTACCATAGTTTTCATTCTGAAAATTGCGATATCCGTAGATTCCGTGCTGACCGTTGCGGCACTGTACTACTTCTATTACAAACAATGCAGGATGCTCATCATCAAACATCACCTCCCAGAGACAGCCACGGTGCTGACGTCACCACTGCGCGGTTATTACCTGGTCGAACTTTTCGTCTGTGCGTTCCACGTCCCGCCACTCCTGGACACGTACGTGCCAGCCGAGCTGCAACTCCTGATTTTCCTGAGATTTTACCTGACTGCCCGCTACATGCGCGAGCACAACGAGATGGCGAAGAGCAAATCAACTCGTTTTCTGGCATCTGTCATGCAGACTGAGTTGCAGTCCAGTTTCCTCATCAAAAGTTATTTTCTGAAGCATCCTTTCgtgatgattttcattttttactgtttaaaTATATTCGGAGTTGGATACGCCGTGTTCGCTTTTGACAGGGCCTCTAGCAGAGACAACCATTACAACACGTTCCAg GACTCGGTTTGGATGTTGgttgttaccatgacaacgcTGGGTTTTGGCGATGTGGCTCCCGAATCTTTGCTGGGGCGCACTCTAGTGGGCATCTCTTCCATATTTGGTATTTTCCTGATGGCTCTTCTGATAAGTGTCATACATGAAGGTCTAACGCTGACTCAACAAGAAAAGCGCATATTAGCATATGTCGACAGGCAAG AATTTATGCTTTTGAGGAAAGATTACGCAGCGCGCTGTATCCAAGCAACATGGAAACTGTATCGCCATGACAAGAAAAAAGAACAAGAAGAGCGACAGAGGCGACGGAAGTCAATGATCCATAGCCTGGTACTATACAAATCACAGGATGACATAGGACGACAGTTGAAATTTCAACTCTACAATGCTCTGTACAACTGGAGAGCCGTGCGAAAGGGAAGAG AGGATCACTGGGTTCGAGAGTTCGTGTCAGACAATACGGCGATACTGTTAACAGATGTCGCCAGAAAAATTGAACTAATAGAGGAGCAACTTGTTGAACAAAAAGAAAGTCAACTTGCAGAAGATGAATTAAAGTCGAGCGAGGGAAGTCATCAG GAATTACATTCAGTCCCTCACACGGTGTGGAGAGCTGAGGACACTCTCAGTGATGGCAGCAACCAGGTTATTGGTCAGCCAGCAATGGTGCTTGTCAAGCCAGTGTCAACATCAAGTGAAGAGGACATGGGATGCAGTGGACTGTCAACAGCTGCTGTGCTTAGACAGATCAATGCCCTAGACGTCAAACTGGAAGAAATGTACCATGGTTGTAAATCAGAGTTGCATGCCCTCCACAGCCTTGTCACAACAATGACTGCTAACAAGAAAGTTTGA